Proteins co-encoded in one Afipia sp. P52-10 genomic window:
- a CDS encoding HlyD family secretion protein codes for MAKNETANTAKAQDDAENVHHLTRTKAETARVETPAERRPAEHPESPASEQESAATLAPGDAPPPGEGGRRLSTRKVLFALLPIALVVFCYVYITGGRTMTTDNAYVQADMVGVANDIAGIVSEVDVKENQKVAVGDVLFKLDDKAFRLALDRADAQLSITRNNLIASQANYRNMQAQIEQAKADVDFASVTFKRQQELAANNFTPRATFDDARRNLQVAQQKLASLNHQLAGLAASLNNDPNAAVESYSQYKEQLAVRDEAARQLSHTVVRAPIAGVATKVASLQPGQYLAASTSALAVVATDHVWVQANPKETELTYVKPGQKATIEVDTYPGVQWNGTVESISPASASSFSLLPAENSSGNWVKVVQRIPMRVRVETDPNKPQLRVGMSVELGVDTGHARGVPEPIARLFRHAGA; via the coding sequence ATGGCTAAGAACGAAACCGCCAACACGGCAAAGGCGCAGGATGATGCCGAAAACGTGCATCACCTGACGCGGACGAAGGCCGAGACCGCCCGCGTCGAAACTCCTGCCGAACGCCGGCCCGCCGAACACCCCGAATCTCCCGCCAGCGAGCAGGAGAGCGCCGCCACTCTCGCTCCGGGCGATGCCCCCCCTCCGGGCGAGGGTGGCAGGCGACTCTCGACCCGCAAGGTCCTGTTCGCGCTGCTGCCGATCGCGCTCGTCGTCTTCTGCTACGTCTACATCACCGGCGGGCGAACGATGACCACCGACAATGCCTATGTGCAGGCCGACATGGTCGGCGTCGCCAACGATATTGCCGGCATTGTTAGTGAAGTCGACGTTAAGGAGAATCAGAAGGTCGCCGTGGGCGATGTGCTGTTCAAGCTGGATGACAAGGCGTTCCGTCTCGCGCTCGATCGCGCCGACGCACAGCTCAGCATCACCCGCAACAACCTGATCGCCTCGCAGGCGAACTACCGCAACATGCAGGCGCAGATCGAACAGGCCAAGGCCGACGTCGATTTCGCCAGCGTCACCTTCAAGCGCCAACAGGAGCTGGCCGCCAACAACTTCACGCCACGCGCCACCTTCGATGATGCCCGCCGCAATCTTCAGGTCGCGCAGCAGAAGCTGGCCTCGCTGAATCACCAGCTCGCCGGGCTTGCTGCCAGCCTGAACAACGATCCGAATGCGGCGGTCGAAAGCTATTCACAGTATAAGGAACAACTGGCCGTGCGCGATGAAGCCGCGCGCCAGCTCAGCCATACGGTGGTTCGCGCGCCGATCGCCGGCGTCGCCACCAAGGTCGCTTCGCTGCAACCGGGACAATATCTTGCCGCCTCCACCAGCGCGTTGGCCGTGGTCGCCACCGATCACGTCTGGGTGCAAGCCAACCCGAAGGAGACCGAGCTGACCTATGTGAAGCCGGGCCAGAAGGCGACGATCGAGGTGGACACCTATCCGGGCGTCCAGTGGAATGGAACGGTCGAAAGCATCAGCCCGGCGTCGGCGTCGAGCTTCTCGCTGCTGCCGGCCGAGAACTCGAGCGGCAACTGGGTGAAGGTGGTGCAGCGCATCCCGATGCGGGTGCGGGTCGAAACGGATCCCAACAAGCCGCAACTTCGCGTCGGCATGAGCGTGGAGCTCGGCGTCGATACCGGTCACGCGCGTGGCGTGCCCGAGCCGATCGCGCGGCTGTTCAGACACGCGGGAGCTTAA
- a CDS encoding DHA2 family efflux MFS transporter permease subunit, whose protein sequence is MAGAVYDEGVVPAGINRIAITGCIILAVIMQALDTTIANVALPHMQGSVAASSEQINWVLTSYIVAAAIMTPPSGYLTSRFGRKRVLLISVAGFIITSMLCGAAQTLEQIVIFRLLQGCFGAALVPIAQAVMLDIFSLKERGTAMGVFGVAVMVGPVLGPVIGGWLTDQLNWRWIFYINLPLGALAFAGISYFMYETRSKAPSKFDWLGFGSLSVFIAALQVFLDRGSQLDWFSSLEIIIEAVIAVSALYIFMVHVFTSKTPFINPRLFLDRNYAIGIVFIFMIGITYLASMALMTPYLQTLMGYPIVTAGIVMGPRGLGTMVCMFVVGRMINKVDTRILLLIGFGLTAWSMYDMTGWTPDVSQWTIASVGFIQGAGLGFLFVPLTTVTFATLAPQHRGEATGMYNLSRNTGSAVGISIVTYLLSRNVQVNHAILGEHVNPYNRAFDNPTVLNLMSPWTASGRAVLDQFVNGQASIIAYINDFKLMMILALAAMPLVFLLKKATPSNDASHAIAAD, encoded by the coding sequence ATGGCCGGCGCCGTATATGACGAAGGCGTCGTTCCAGCCGGCATCAATCGCATCGCGATCACCGGCTGCATCATCCTGGCGGTCATCATGCAGGCGCTGGATACCACCATCGCCAACGTGGCGCTGCCGCATATGCAGGGCAGCGTCGCCGCCAGCAGCGAACAGATCAACTGGGTGCTGACCTCTTACATCGTGGCGGCAGCGATCATGACCCCGCCGTCCGGCTACCTGACCAGCCGGTTCGGCCGCAAGCGGGTGCTGCTGATCTCGGTTGCGGGCTTCATTATTACCTCGATGCTCTGCGGCGCGGCGCAAACGCTCGAGCAGATCGTCATCTTCCGCCTGTTGCAGGGATGTTTCGGCGCGGCCTTGGTGCCAATCGCGCAAGCGGTCATGCTCGACATCTTTTCCTTGAAGGAGCGCGGCACCGCTATGGGCGTATTCGGCGTCGCGGTGATGGTCGGGCCGGTGCTTGGCCCGGTGATCGGCGGCTGGCTCACCGATCAGCTCAACTGGCGCTGGATCTTCTACATCAACCTGCCGCTCGGCGCGCTGGCCTTCGCAGGCATCTCCTATTTCATGTATGAGACCCGCAGCAAGGCGCCGAGCAAGTTCGACTGGCTCGGCTTCGGCAGCCTCAGCGTCTTCATCGCCGCGCTGCAGGTGTTCCTCGACCGCGGCAGTCAGCTTGACTGGTTCTCCTCGCTGGAAATTATCATCGAGGCCGTGATCGCGGTCTCGGCCCTGTACATCTTCATGGTGCATGTCTTCACGTCGAAGACGCCGTTCATCAATCCGCGGCTGTTCCTCGACCGCAATTATGCGATCGGCATCGTCTTCATTTTCATGATCGGCATCACCTATCTCGCCTCGATGGCGCTGATGACGCCTTACCTGCAGACGCTGATGGGCTATCCGATCGTCACCGCCGGTATCGTCATGGGACCGCGCGGGCTCGGCACCATGGTCTGCATGTTCGTGGTCGGCCGCATGATCAACAAGGTGGACACCCGCATCCTGCTGCTGATCGGTTTCGGCCTGACGGCATGGTCGATGTACGACATGACCGGCTGGACGCCCGATGTCTCCCAGTGGACGATCGCCTCGGTCGGCTTCATACAGGGCGCCGGCCTCGGCTTCCTGTTCGTGCCGCTGACGACGGTGACCTTCGCGACCCTGGCGCCGCAACATCGTGGCGAAGCAACCGGCATGTACAACCTGTCGCGCAATACCGGTTCGGCGGTCGGCATTTCGATCGTCACATACCTGCTGTCGCGCAACGTGCAGGTCAATCACGCGATCCTCGGTGAGCACGTCAATCCCTACAATCGCGCGTTCGACAATCCGACGGTACTGAACCTGATGAGCCCATGGACTGCGAGCGGACGTGCCGTGCTCGACCAGTTCGTCAACGGACAAGCGTCGATCATCGCCTACATCAACGATTTCAAGCTGATGATGATCCTCGCCTTGGCAGCGATGCCGCTGGTCTTCCTGCTGAAGAAGGCGACGCCTTCGAACGACGCGAGCCACGCGATCGCCGCGGACTGA
- a CDS encoding gamma-glutamyl-gamma-aminobutyrate hydrolase family protein, whose translation MSKPIVGVIGNAQIVEKRFSVQAVGERNLRAVAEVAGAMPLMFASVPDVTDIGALLDAVDGILLTGARANVHPTRFGVEPDPKHEPYDSARDDVALALAEACVARGIPIFGICRGLQELNVAFGGSLHPEIRELPGRMNHRMPRLETGEVHPDPAVVFADRHDVALVPGGVFAKLFGCETIRVNSLHGQGILKPGERVVVEGVAEDSTIEAIRIADAPGFALGVQWHAEYDPQRNPINRALFQAFGEALAARRPG comes from the coding sequence ATGAGTAAACCGATCGTCGGTGTGATCGGCAACGCGCAGATCGTCGAAAAGCGCTTTTCCGTTCAGGCGGTCGGCGAGCGTAACCTGCGCGCGGTGGCTGAGGTCGCAGGGGCGATGCCGTTGATGTTTGCCAGCGTTCCGGACGTCACCGACATCGGTGCACTGCTGGATGCGGTCGATGGCATTTTGCTGACCGGAGCGCGAGCGAACGTGCATCCGACCCGTTTCGGTGTCGAGCCGGATCCGAAGCACGAGCCCTACGACAGCGCCCGCGATGACGTGGCGCTCGCGTTGGCGGAGGCGTGTGTCGCGCGCGGTATCCCGATCTTCGGCATCTGCCGTGGTCTGCAGGAGCTGAACGTTGCATTCGGCGGCTCGCTGCATCCGGAAATCCGCGAACTGCCGGGCCGCATGAACCATCGCATGCCGCGGCTCGAGACGGGCGAGGTCCATCCCGATCCGGCGGTCGTTTTCGCTGATCGCCACGATGTCGCGTTGGTGCCTGGTGGAGTGTTCGCCAAGCTGTTCGGATGCGAAACGATCCGCGTCAACTCGCTGCACGGGCAGGGCATCCTCAAGCCCGGCGAGCGCGTCGTCGTCGAGGGTGTGGCCGAGGACAGCACGATCGAAGCCATCCGCATCGCCGATGCTCCCGGATTTGCGTTGGGCGTGCAATGGCATGCGGAGTACGACCCGCAGCGCAATCCCATCAACCGGGCGCTGTTCCAGGCATTTGGTGAAGCGCTGGCGGCACGGAGACCGGGATAG
- a CDS encoding carbohydrate porin has product MKGTFTAAGAITALLTTAYPGLAADQPVRPFLKSPPATSHDWTGTYFGGQVGYGFGALGSGTHPLPLQAVFLPHSLLGLTGGFQAGYNRQLSNRFVLGAEMDVAFPGPLDQAQHRLTPFNTSLDYLATARGRIGYAFGALMPYVTGGAAWGQTHVVINDAAGNALGKKTGTQLGWIAGIGAEYAFDRNWSGKVEYNYVDLGKRTYSLADVGLPDVTAAPRLHLLKAGLNYKLWDTLPLGGSGEPVFKAPEMPQSSNWNVHGQTTLITQGYPSFRAPYQGANSLPGRSQIRETWTTSAFIGLRLWEGGEVYFNPEIAQGFGLASTLGLGGFSNGEAQKGGTDYPRFRLQRYIFRQTFGLGGGQEEVADGPFQLAGKRDIDRITVTVGRFAVGDFFDANAYAKDPRTDFMNWAMWASAAYDFPADLPGMTRGAVVELNRKDWAVRAGVFQVPSKPNSDVLTSKTGGAAVEFEERHTVFVQPGKVRIGVFANKGITGSYRDALAAVVADPALDINDFTAVNRRQRSKYGFYVNLEQQVMTDIGIFARASWNDGRNEILSFTDIDRSLSGGVSVKGSYWGRPADTFGLGGAVNGLSAAHRDYLAAGGIGLLIGDGRLNYGTERILETYYAFALSKAITLTADYQFIASPAYNKDRGPVSIISGRLHGEF; this is encoded by the coding sequence ATGAAGGGGACGTTCACTGCTGCGGGGGCGATCACCGCCTTGCTGACGACCGCCTACCCCGGGCTTGCCGCCGACCAGCCTGTCCGTCCCTTCCTCAAAAGCCCGCCTGCCACCAGTCATGATTGGACCGGCACCTATTTCGGCGGTCAGGTCGGCTACGGTTTCGGCGCCCTCGGGTCGGGTACCCACCCGCTGCCGCTCCAGGCCGTGTTTCTGCCGCACAGTCTATTGGGGCTAACCGGCGGTTTTCAGGCCGGCTATAATCGCCAGCTTTCCAACCGGTTCGTGCTCGGCGCCGAGATGGACGTCGCCTTTCCAGGGCCGCTGGATCAGGCACAGCATCGACTGACACCCTTCAATACCAGCCTTGACTATCTCGCGACCGCGCGGGGGCGCATCGGCTACGCTTTCGGTGCGCTGATGCCATACGTCACCGGCGGTGCCGCCTGGGGCCAGACTCACGTGGTGATCAACGATGCGGCCGGCAATGCACTCGGCAAGAAAACCGGTACGCAGCTTGGTTGGATTGCCGGCATCGGTGCCGAATACGCGTTCGACCGCAATTGGAGCGGCAAGGTCGAGTACAACTACGTGGATCTCGGCAAGCGCACCTACAGCCTGGCGGATGTGGGATTGCCCGACGTGACGGCGGCGCCGAGGCTGCACCTGTTGAAGGCCGGCCTGAACTACAAGCTATGGGACACGCTGCCTCTTGGCGGATCAGGCGAGCCGGTGTTCAAGGCGCCGGAAATGCCGCAATCATCGAACTGGAACGTGCACGGCCAGACGACGCTGATCACGCAGGGCTACCCGTCGTTCCGGGCGCCGTATCAAGGTGCCAACAGCTTGCCGGGCCGCAGCCAAATTCGCGAGACGTGGACCACCAGCGCATTCATCGGGCTGCGGTTGTGGGAGGGCGGCGAAGTCTATTTCAACCCGGAGATCGCGCAAGGTTTTGGGCTCGCCAGCACGCTCGGACTTGGCGGGTTCTCGAACGGCGAGGCGCAGAAGGGCGGGACCGATTATCCGCGCTTCCGTCTGCAGCGCTATATCTTCCGCCAGACCTTCGGCCTCGGTGGCGGGCAGGAGGAAGTCGCCGACGGGCCTTTCCAGTTGGCCGGCAAGCGCGACATCGATCGCATCACCGTGACGGTCGGCCGGTTTGCGGTCGGGGACTTCTTCGATGCCAACGCCTATGCGAAAGACCCGCGCACCGACTTCATGAACTGGGCGATGTGGGCATCTGCCGCCTACGATTTCCCGGCCGACCTGCCTGGCATGACGCGCGGCGCCGTGGTCGAGCTCAATCGCAAGGATTGGGCGGTGCGCGCCGGCGTCTTCCAGGTGCCGAGCAAGCCGAACAGCGACGTTCTCACGTCGAAAACTGGCGGCGCCGCGGTCGAGTTTGAAGAGCGCCACACGGTCTTCGTGCAGCCCGGCAAGGTCCGCATTGGCGTTTTCGCCAACAAGGGGATCACCGGCAGCTATCGGGACGCGTTGGCTGCGGTGGTGGCCGATCCGGCCCTCGATATCAACGATTTCACCGCGGTCAACCGTCGCCAGCGGTCGAAATACGGCTTCTACGTCAACCTGGAGCAGCAGGTGATGACCGACATCGGCATTTTCGCCCGCGCGAGCTGGAATGACGGGCGTAACGAAATCTTGTCCTTCACCGACATCGACCGCAGCCTGTCGGGGGGTGTTTCGGTCAAGGGCAGTTACTGGGGCCGGCCGGCCGACACCTTCGGCCTCGGTGGCGCGGTGAATGGCCTGTCGGCTGCGCACCGCGACTATCTGGCGGCTGGCGGCATCGGGTTATTGATCGGCGACGGGCGGCTGAACTACGGCACCGAACGTATCCTGGAGACCTACTACGCCTTCGCGTTGAGCAAGGCGATTACTCTGACTGCCGACTATCAGTTCATCGCCAGCCCGGCCTACAACAAGGACCGCGGTCCGGTCTCGATCATCTCGGGCCGTCTGCACGGCGAATTCTAG
- a CDS encoding tripartite tricarboxylate transporter substrate binding protein: MVSKFTLSASALAVFAMVLLPHAKVQAQPYPSRPVTWVVPSPAGGVTDLSARVIAKTLSAKIGQPVIVDPRPGAGGIVATEFVAGAKPDGYTLLYATSGTIATNPWIYKKLSYDSFKSFAPIHTLHEASPILVVPASSPFKTVDDLVSYARAHPEKINFASAGAGTGQHFAFELFRSAANFQATHVPYRGSTPALTDLTGGVVDVAFEYYSPLKTLLEAGKLRALAVTGSRRSPVMKDTPTLVELGYPSAVWSGWSTVVAPAGTPANVIDDLVKAFAEVMQAPEVVAYIESTGSQPLPFQAKEGVEAFHRAESEKVRRLVEAAGITVE; the protein is encoded by the coding sequence ATGGTTTCGAAATTCACCTTGAGTGCGTCTGCCCTCGCTGTCTTTGCAATGGTGCTGCTGCCTCACGCAAAGGTTCAGGCGCAGCCCTATCCGAGCCGACCCGTGACATGGGTGGTGCCGTCGCCTGCGGGCGGCGTGACTGACCTGTCGGCCCGTGTCATCGCCAAGACGCTGTCGGCGAAGATCGGTCAGCCTGTGATCGTTGATCCGCGGCCGGGCGCCGGCGGTATCGTCGCCACCGAATTCGTCGCCGGCGCGAAGCCGGACGGCTATACGCTGCTCTATGCCACCTCGGGTACGATCGCGACCAATCCGTGGATCTACAAGAAGCTGTCCTACGATTCGTTCAAGTCATTCGCGCCGATCCATACGCTGCATGAAGCCTCGCCCATTCTGGTCGTGCCAGCGTCAAGTCCGTTTAAGACCGTGGACGATCTCGTGAGCTATGCCCGCGCTCATCCAGAGAAGATCAATTTCGCATCGGCCGGCGCCGGGACGGGGCAGCACTTCGCTTTCGAGCTGTTCCGCAGTGCCGCAAACTTCCAGGCGACCCATGTGCCTTACCGAGGTTCGACGCCAGCGCTTACGGATCTGACAGGGGGCGTTGTCGATGTGGCTTTCGAGTACTACAGCCCGCTCAAGACGCTTCTGGAGGCGGGTAAGCTGCGGGCGCTCGCGGTGACCGGATCGCGCCGCTCGCCGGTGATGAAGGACACGCCGACCCTGGTCGAGCTTGGCTATCCTTCTGCAGTGTGGAGCGGCTGGTCCACCGTTGTCGCTCCCGCGGGCACGCCAGCGAACGTGATCGATGATCTTGTCAAGGCATTCGCCGAGGTGATGCAGGCTCCGGAGGTTGTGGCCTATATCGAATCGACTGGCAGTCAGCCGCTTCCGTTTCAGGCGAAGGAGGGCGTCGAGGCCTTCCACCGCGCCGAGAGCGAGAAGGTGCGGCGGCTCGTGGAAGCAGCTGGCATCACCGTCGAGTAG
- a CDS encoding SDR family oxidoreductase, translated as MREFSENLLSGKRVLITGGGTGLGKSMGRRFLSLGSELAICGRRKDVLDATAAEFQQAFGRTVQTVACDIRDPESVEAMLDAAWAAAPIDVLVNNAAGNFIAQTHRLSARALDSVLGICLHGTAYCTTGMGRRWIERGRPGTVLSVLTLSALSGAPFTVPSAMAKAGIDAMTKSLAVEWGPKGIRLVAVVPGSFPTDGATSRLNPTVGANGTDAPGVPLQRHGDHVELANLCAFLVSDLAAYITGESVVIDGGRRYLGGARGGVAEMLAWSDEDWARRRAQMPARGAKAS; from the coding sequence ATGCGTGAATTCTCCGAAAACCTGCTCTCCGGCAAGCGTGTCTTGATTACGGGCGGCGGGACCGGCCTCGGCAAGAGCATGGGCCGACGGTTTCTGTCTCTGGGAAGCGAACTCGCCATCTGCGGACGCCGCAAGGATGTTCTGGATGCGACCGCCGCGGAATTCCAGCAGGCATTCGGCCGGACGGTACAGACCGTGGCGTGCGATATCCGCGATCCCGAAAGCGTCGAAGCGATGCTGGATGCGGCGTGGGCGGCGGCGCCGATCGATGTGCTGGTGAATAATGCGGCGGGCAACTTCATCGCCCAGACGCACAGGCTCTCCGCACGCGCGCTCGATTCCGTGCTCGGCATTTGCCTGCACGGTACCGCGTACTGCACCACCGGCATGGGACGCCGCTGGATCGAGCGTGGCCGGCCAGGAACAGTGCTCAGCGTGCTGACGCTGTCGGCGCTGTCCGGTGCGCCATTCACCGTTCCCTCAGCGATGGCGAAGGCCGGCATCGATGCGATGACGAAGAGCCTCGCGGTCGAGTGGGGGCCGAAGGGCATCCGTCTGGTCGCGGTCGTGCCGGGAAGCTTTCCAACCGATGGTGCGACATCGCGACTGAATCCGACGGTGGGTGCAAACGGGACGGATGCGCCGGGGGTGCCGCTGCAGCGGCACGGTGACCATGTCGAGCTCGCGAATCTCTGCGCGTTCCTGGTGTCTGATCTCGCCGCCTACATCACCGGCGAGAGCGTCGTGATCGACGGCGGTCGCCGATACCTCGGCGGGGCGCGCGGCGGCGTCGCTGAAATGCTGGCCTGGTCCGACGAGGACTGGGCTCGCCGGCGGGCACAGATGCCGGCGCGTGGCGCGAAGGCGTCGTAG
- a CDS encoding acyl-CoA dehydrogenase family protein, producing MLLDDDTRMIQETVAKFVDRELIPLEPQALKVTGTGGDRAGLTEAQVQHLRQVSHKLGLWGLDAPVELGGHDLPAVTLAAVNEEMGRTCINFTLPPDSPNLRMLQAVGTPAQKQRYLKPYIEGRMTSAIAISEPGAGGDPAGMTTRAVLEGNQWVINGRKIWISSAKTADFVIVMARVGDGQRRGGITSFIVERGTPGFIIEREIPMLGGVKTYEVLFENCRIPEDSVLGQIGLGYAPMQLRLLTRRLEMGATAIGMTRRAVEMMCEHAKQRETFGVKLADRQAIQWWIANTSIKLHACRLMVHDAAQKTDRGEDVRHEASMIKVFATEMAYEACDQAMQTLGALGMTVELPLNAHWQRARLMRMYEGPSEVHRQTIARRVLGR from the coding sequence ATGTTGTTAGACGACGATACCCGGATGATTCAGGAGACGGTCGCCAAGTTTGTCGACCGTGAACTGATCCCGCTCGAACCCCAGGCCCTGAAAGTGACAGGCACGGGCGGCGATCGCGCCGGGCTGACGGAGGCCCAAGTACAGCATCTACGTCAGGTGTCGCACAAGCTCGGACTGTGGGGCCTCGACGCCCCGGTGGAATTGGGCGGCCACGACCTGCCGGCGGTGACTCTCGCCGCCGTCAACGAGGAGATGGGCCGGACCTGCATCAACTTCACGCTGCCACCGGACTCCCCGAACCTGCGCATGCTGCAAGCGGTCGGTACGCCCGCGCAGAAGCAGCGCTACCTGAAGCCTTACATCGAAGGCCGCATGACATCGGCGATCGCGATCTCCGAGCCGGGCGCTGGCGGCGACCCGGCCGGGATGACCACCCGCGCCGTGCTGGAGGGCAACCAGTGGGTTATCAATGGCCGCAAGATCTGGATTTCTTCCGCAAAGACGGCCGACTTCGTCATCGTCATGGCGCGTGTCGGCGACGGCCAGCGCCGCGGCGGCATCACCTCCTTCATCGTCGAACGCGGCACACCCGGGTTCATCATCGAGCGTGAAATTCCGATGCTCGGCGGCGTCAAGACCTATGAGGTCCTGTTCGAAAACTGCCGCATTCCCGAGGATTCGGTCCTTGGCCAGATCGGCCTCGGCTACGCGCCGATGCAACTCCGGCTGCTCACACGCCGCCTCGAGATGGGCGCCACCGCCATCGGCATGACTCGCCGCGCCGTCGAGATGATGTGCGAGCACGCGAAGCAACGGGAAACGTTCGGCGTCAAGCTCGCCGACCGCCAAGCCATCCAATGGTGGATTGCCAATACATCCATCAAACTGCATGCCTGCCGGCTGATGGTGCACGACGCCGCACAGAAGACCGATCGCGGCGAGGACGTTCGCCATGAAGCCTCGATGATCAAAGTGTTCGCCACCGAAATGGCTTACGAGGCCTGCGACCAAGCCATGCAGACCCTCGGCGCACTGGGCATGACCGTCGAACTGCCGCTGAACGCGCATTGGCAACGCGCGCGGCTGATGCGCATGTATGAGGGACCGAGTGAGGTGCATCGCCAGACGATCGCCCGGCGCGTGCTGGGACGCTAA
- a CDS encoding TetR/AcrR family transcriptional regulator, producing the protein MDEEVPKSAAAAEPEKQARSHAVRRDEAEGRLLKAAARLVAERGLDGLTLAEVGEAAGYSRGLPRHYFGKKNDLIAALAGFIVDSFAQNLAKASPREPGMESLLFAAESYFDGAGQGSRALLVAIIESLREPALQPAMSAVTDRSVRRIASNIRQGIKLGNIRSDIDVQAQAQLVLATLRMAVMQWLIDPDSMEIGALRDAFTANLRRALAPPA; encoded by the coding sequence ATGGACGAAGAAGTTCCCAAATCGGCGGCTGCGGCCGAGCCGGAAAAGCAGGCCCGCTCCCACGCGGTGCGCCGCGACGAGGCCGAAGGGCGGCTGCTCAAAGCGGCCGCGCGGCTGGTGGCCGAGCGTGGGCTGGACGGCTTGACGCTGGCTGAAGTGGGTGAGGCCGCGGGCTATAGTCGCGGGCTGCCGCGGCATTACTTCGGCAAGAAGAATGATCTCATCGCTGCGCTTGCCGGATTCATCGTCGATTCCTTCGCGCAGAATCTTGCCAAGGCCTCGCCGCGCGAGCCGGGAATGGAGTCGTTGTTGTTTGCGGCCGAATCCTACTTCGACGGAGCCGGGCAGGGATCGCGGGCGTTGCTCGTTGCGATTATCGAGTCGCTGCGCGAACCGGCGCTGCAACCGGCCATGTCGGCGGTGACGGATCGTTCGGTCAGGCGGATCGCATCCAACATCCGGCAGGGAATCAAGCTCGGCAACATCCGGTCCGATATCGACGTTCAGGCCCAGGCGCAGCTCGTTCTGGCGACGCTGCGCATGGCGGTGATGCAATGGCTGATCGATCCCGATTCGATGGAGATCGGGGCTCTGCGCGATGCGTTCACCGCCAATCTGCGCCGGGCGCTGGCACCGCCGGCATAA
- a CDS encoding TetR/AcrR family transcriptional regulator translates to MKANSPPSPRTRRRQADRREAAEQALLQAAVHLIATKGIRGTTVASIGEAAGYSKGLPAHYYKNKTSLLKSVVDYIYEGFAERLRTGRPAERGLDALIKAVEVFAQSNLEMAKTLNLMQKEALLPDSELRPVFQNYNRVTIARIAKEIQIGIDKKEIRADITPQVEAALLLAALRGINVQWTLNPTAVDHASITREMVAFLKRSLATRI, encoded by the coding sequence TTGAAAGCGAACTCGCCCCCTTCACCCCGCACACGCCGACGGCAAGCCGACCGGCGGGAAGCTGCCGAACAGGCGCTGCTGCAGGCGGCCGTCCACCTCATTGCCACCAAGGGCATCCGCGGCACGACCGTCGCCAGCATCGGCGAGGCCGCCGGCTACAGCAAGGGCCTACCCGCCCACTACTACAAGAACAAGACCAGCCTGCTGAAATCGGTCGTCGATTACATCTATGAAGGCTTCGCCGAACGGCTGAGAACTGGACGGCCTGCGGAGCGCGGGCTGGACGCGCTGATCAAAGCCGTCGAGGTGTTCGCGCAGTCGAATCTTGAAATGGCCAAGACCCTGAATTTGATGCAGAAGGAAGCGCTGCTACCGGACTCCGAACTGCGCCCGGTTTTCCAGAACTACAATCGTGTGACGATCGCGCGGATTGCCAAGGAAATCCAGATCGGCATCGACAAGAAGGAAATCCGCGCCGATATCACGCCGCAGGTGGAGGCCGCTTTGCTCCTCGCCGCGCTGCGCGGCATCAATGTGCAATGGACGCTGAATCCCACCGCAGTCGACCATGCGAGCATCACCAGGGAAATGGTCGCCTTCCTGAAACGCTCCCTCGCAACCCGCATCTGA